One Camelina sativa cultivar DH55 chromosome 3, Cs, whole genome shotgun sequence genomic window carries:
- the LOC104770644 gene encoding serine--tRNA ligase, chloroplastic/mitochondrial isoform X2: MSLHKLRLAAAVPVTISTFSSRLFLKPFPNTLTLGLFSRRLQPRKPLLVRAFSASAAVQDIPATQTSESSARPQWKASIDFKWIRDNKEAVEINIKNRNSNANLDAVLELYENMLNLQKEVERLREERNNVAKKMKGKLESSERERLVEEGKNLKESLVTLEEDLVKLKDELQHVAQSIPNMTHPDVPVGGEDSSAIRKEVGCPREFNFPIKDHLQLGKDLDLIDFDSAAEVSGSKFFYLKNEAVLLEMALLNWTLSQVMKKGYTPLTTPEIVRSSIVEKCGFQPRGDNTQVYSIDGTDQCLIGTAEIPLGGIHMDSILLESALPLKYIAFSHCFRTEAGAAGAATKGLYRVHQFSKAEMFVICRPEDSEFFHHELIQIEEDLFTSLGLHFKTLDMATADLGAPAYRKFDIEAWMPGFGRFGEISSASNCTDYQSRRLGIRYRPSEPLQTGPKKGKANLPATKFVHTLNATACAVPRMMVCLLENYQQEDGSVVIPEPLRPFMGGIELIKPKLK, encoded by the exons ATGAGTTTACACAAATTGAGACTCGCCGCGGCGGTTCCTGTAACCATCTCTACATTCTCTTCTCGCCTCTTCCTCAAGCCATTTCCCAATACCTTAACCCTTGGTTTGTTTTCCCGCCGTCTTCAACCACGTAAGCCTCTCTTAGTAAGAGCCTTCTCCGCTTCCGCCGCCGTACAAGATATTCCGGCCACTCAGACCTCCGAATCCTCCG CGAGGCCTCAGTGGAAGGCTTCGATTGATTTCAAATGGATAAGGGATAATAAGGAAGCAGTCGAAATCAACATCAAGAACAGGAATTCTAATGCTAATTTGGATGCTGTCCTTGAGCTTTACGAGAACATGCTCAACCTCCAAAAG GAAGTTGAGAGGCTTCGTGAGGAAAGAAACAATGTTGCAAAGAAGATGAAAGGGAAGCTGGAGTCGTCTGAACGTGAGAGACTAGTAGAAGAAG GTAAAAATCTGAAGGAAAGTCTTGTAACTCTTGAAGAAGACCTCGTGAAGCTTAAAGATGAGCTGCAACATGTAGCACAGTCTATACCCAATATGACTCACCCTGATGTTCCTGTTGGAGGAGAGGATTCGTCGGCAATTAGAAAGGAG GTTGGTTGTCCACGTGAGTTTAATTTTCCAATCAAGGATCATCTTCAGCTTGGGAAGGATCTTGATCTCATTGATTTTGACTCTGCTGCAGAG GTTAGTGGTTCAAAGTTTTTCTATTTGAAGAATGAAGCAGTTTTATTGGAGATGGCCCTTCTTAATTGGACATTATCACAAGTCATGAAGAAGGGTTATACTCCCCTAACAACCCCTGAAATTGTGAGATCTTCTATCGTTGAGAAATGCGGTTTCCAACCTCGTGGAGATAATACTCAG GTTTATTCTATAGATGGAACTGACCAATGTCTCATTGGTACCGCTGAAATCCCCTTAGGAGGAATCCACATGGACTCTATTCTTCTTGAATCAGCATTACCGTTAAAATATATAGCATTCTCTCATTGCTTCCGTACTGAAGCAGGTGCAGCTGGCGCCGCCACCAA AGGTCTTTACCGCGTTCATCAGTTCAGCAAAGCAGAAATGTTTGTCATCTGCCGACCTGAAGATAGTGAATTCTTTCACCACGAACTCATTCAGATTGAAGAGGATTTGTTCACTTCTCTAGGATTACACTTCAA AACACTGGATATGGCCACAGCGGATTTAGGCGCTCCAGCTTACCGTAAGTTTGATATTGAAGCATGGATGCCTGGTTTTGGACGGTTTGGCGAG ATATCAAGTGCATCGAACTGCACGGATTACCAAAGCCGGAGATTGGGAATACGCTACCGCCCATCTGAACCACTTCAGACGGGTCCGAAGAAAGGCAAAGCAAACCTTCCAGCTACTAAGTTTGTGCACACTCTAAACGCAACGGCGTGTGCGGTCCCAAGGATGATGGTGTGTTTGCTGGAGAATTACCAGCAAGAAGATGGATCCGTGGTGATCCCTGAGCCTCTTAGGCCTTTTATGGGAGGCATCGAACTCATCAAACCGAAGCTCAAGTAG
- the LOC104770644 gene encoding serine--tRNA ligase, chloroplastic/mitochondrial isoform X4 — MSLHKLRLAAAVPVTISTFSSRLFLKPFPNTLTLGLFSRRLQPRKPLLVRAFSASAAVQDIPATQTSESSVARPQWKASIDFKWIRDNKEAVEINIKNRNSNANLDAVLELYENMLNLQKEVERLREERNNVAKKMKGKLESSERERLVEEGKNLKESLVTLEEDLVKLKDELQHVAQSIPNMTHPDVPVGGEDSSAIRKEVGCPREFNFPIKDHLQLGKDLDLIDFDSAAEVSGSKFFYLKNEAVLLEMALLNWTLSQVMKKGYTPLTTPEIVRSSIVEKCGFQPRGDNTQVYSIDGTDQCLIGTAEIPLGGIHMDSILLESALPLKYIAFSHCFRTEAGAAGAATKGLYRVHQFSKAEMFVICRPEDSEFFHHELIQIEEDLFTSLGLHFKTLDMATADLGAPAYRKFDIEAWMPGFGRFGEITKAGDWEYATAHLNHFRRVRRKAKQTFQLLSLCTL; from the exons ATGAGTTTACACAAATTGAGACTCGCCGCGGCGGTTCCTGTAACCATCTCTACATTCTCTTCTCGCCTCTTCCTCAAGCCATTTCCCAATACCTTAACCCTTGGTTTGTTTTCCCGCCGTCTTCAACCACGTAAGCCTCTCTTAGTAAGAGCCTTCTCCGCTTCCGCCGCCGTACAAGATATTCCGGCCACTCAGACCTCCGAATCCTCCG TAGCGAGGCCTCAGTGGAAGGCTTCGATTGATTTCAAATGGATAAGGGATAATAAGGAAGCAGTCGAAATCAACATCAAGAACAGGAATTCTAATGCTAATTTGGATGCTGTCCTTGAGCTTTACGAGAACATGCTCAACCTCCAAAAG GAAGTTGAGAGGCTTCGTGAGGAAAGAAACAATGTTGCAAAGAAGATGAAAGGGAAGCTGGAGTCGTCTGAACGTGAGAGACTAGTAGAAGAAG GTAAAAATCTGAAGGAAAGTCTTGTAACTCTTGAAGAAGACCTCGTGAAGCTTAAAGATGAGCTGCAACATGTAGCACAGTCTATACCCAATATGACTCACCCTGATGTTCCTGTTGGAGGAGAGGATTCGTCGGCAATTAGAAAGGAG GTTGGTTGTCCACGTGAGTTTAATTTTCCAATCAAGGATCATCTTCAGCTTGGGAAGGATCTTGATCTCATTGATTTTGACTCTGCTGCAGAG GTTAGTGGTTCAAAGTTTTTCTATTTGAAGAATGAAGCAGTTTTATTGGAGATGGCCCTTCTTAATTGGACATTATCACAAGTCATGAAGAAGGGTTATACTCCCCTAACAACCCCTGAAATTGTGAGATCTTCTATCGTTGAGAAATGCGGTTTCCAACCTCGTGGAGATAATACTCAG GTTTATTCTATAGATGGAACTGACCAATGTCTCATTGGTACCGCTGAAATCCCCTTAGGAGGAATCCACATGGACTCTATTCTTCTTGAATCAGCATTACCGTTAAAATATATAGCATTCTCTCATTGCTTCCGTACTGAAGCAGGTGCAGCTGGCGCCGCCACCAA AGGTCTTTACCGCGTTCATCAGTTCAGCAAAGCAGAAATGTTTGTCATCTGCCGACCTGAAGATAGTGAATTCTTTCACCACGAACTCATTCAGATTGAAGAGGATTTGTTCACTTCTCTAGGATTACACTTCAA AACACTGGATATGGCCACAGCGGATTTAGGCGCTCCAGCTTACCGTAAGTTTGATATTGAAGCATGGATGCCTGGTTTTGGACGGTTTGGCGA GATTACCAAAGCCGGAGATTGGGAATACGCTACCGCCCATCTGAACCACTTCAGACGGGTCCGAAGAAAGGCAAAGCAAACCTTCCAGCTACTAAGTTTGTGCACACTCTAA
- the LOC104770644 gene encoding serine--tRNA ligase, chloroplastic/mitochondrial isoform X1 — MSLHKLRLAAAVPVTISTFSSRLFLKPFPNTLTLGLFSRRLQPRKPLLVRAFSASAAVQDIPATQTSESSVARPQWKASIDFKWIRDNKEAVEINIKNRNSNANLDAVLELYENMLNLQKEVERLREERNNVAKKMKGKLESSERERLVEEGKNLKESLVTLEEDLVKLKDELQHVAQSIPNMTHPDVPVGGEDSSAIRKEVGCPREFNFPIKDHLQLGKDLDLIDFDSAAEVSGSKFFYLKNEAVLLEMALLNWTLSQVMKKGYTPLTTPEIVRSSIVEKCGFQPRGDNTQVYSIDGTDQCLIGTAEIPLGGIHMDSILLESALPLKYIAFSHCFRTEAGAAGAATKGLYRVHQFSKAEMFVICRPEDSEFFHHELIQIEEDLFTSLGLHFKTLDMATADLGAPAYRKFDIEAWMPGFGRFGEISSASNCTDYQSRRLGIRYRPSEPLQTGPKKGKANLPATKFVHTLNATACAVPRMMVCLLENYQQEDGSVVIPEPLRPFMGGIELIKPKLK, encoded by the exons ATGAGTTTACACAAATTGAGACTCGCCGCGGCGGTTCCTGTAACCATCTCTACATTCTCTTCTCGCCTCTTCCTCAAGCCATTTCCCAATACCTTAACCCTTGGTTTGTTTTCCCGCCGTCTTCAACCACGTAAGCCTCTCTTAGTAAGAGCCTTCTCCGCTTCCGCCGCCGTACAAGATATTCCGGCCACTCAGACCTCCGAATCCTCCG TAGCGAGGCCTCAGTGGAAGGCTTCGATTGATTTCAAATGGATAAGGGATAATAAGGAAGCAGTCGAAATCAACATCAAGAACAGGAATTCTAATGCTAATTTGGATGCTGTCCTTGAGCTTTACGAGAACATGCTCAACCTCCAAAAG GAAGTTGAGAGGCTTCGTGAGGAAAGAAACAATGTTGCAAAGAAGATGAAAGGGAAGCTGGAGTCGTCTGAACGTGAGAGACTAGTAGAAGAAG GTAAAAATCTGAAGGAAAGTCTTGTAACTCTTGAAGAAGACCTCGTGAAGCTTAAAGATGAGCTGCAACATGTAGCACAGTCTATACCCAATATGACTCACCCTGATGTTCCTGTTGGAGGAGAGGATTCGTCGGCAATTAGAAAGGAG GTTGGTTGTCCACGTGAGTTTAATTTTCCAATCAAGGATCATCTTCAGCTTGGGAAGGATCTTGATCTCATTGATTTTGACTCTGCTGCAGAG GTTAGTGGTTCAAAGTTTTTCTATTTGAAGAATGAAGCAGTTTTATTGGAGATGGCCCTTCTTAATTGGACATTATCACAAGTCATGAAGAAGGGTTATACTCCCCTAACAACCCCTGAAATTGTGAGATCTTCTATCGTTGAGAAATGCGGTTTCCAACCTCGTGGAGATAATACTCAG GTTTATTCTATAGATGGAACTGACCAATGTCTCATTGGTACCGCTGAAATCCCCTTAGGAGGAATCCACATGGACTCTATTCTTCTTGAATCAGCATTACCGTTAAAATATATAGCATTCTCTCATTGCTTCCGTACTGAAGCAGGTGCAGCTGGCGCCGCCACCAA AGGTCTTTACCGCGTTCATCAGTTCAGCAAAGCAGAAATGTTTGTCATCTGCCGACCTGAAGATAGTGAATTCTTTCACCACGAACTCATTCAGATTGAAGAGGATTTGTTCACTTCTCTAGGATTACACTTCAA AACACTGGATATGGCCACAGCGGATTTAGGCGCTCCAGCTTACCGTAAGTTTGATATTGAAGCATGGATGCCTGGTTTTGGACGGTTTGGCGAG ATATCAAGTGCATCGAACTGCACGGATTACCAAAGCCGGAGATTGGGAATACGCTACCGCCCATCTGAACCACTTCAGACGGGTCCGAAGAAAGGCAAAGCAAACCTTCCAGCTACTAAGTTTGTGCACACTCTAAACGCAACGGCGTGTGCGGTCCCAAGGATGATGGTGTGTTTGCTGGAGAATTACCAGCAAGAAGATGGATCCGTGGTGATCCCTGAGCCTCTTAGGCCTTTTATGGGAGGCATCGAACTCATCAAACCGAAGCTCAAGTAG
- the LOC104770644 gene encoding serine--tRNA ligase, chloroplastic/mitochondrial isoform X3, translating to MKGKLESSERERLVEEGKNLKESLVTLEEDLVKLKDELQHVAQSIPNMTHPDVPVGGEDSSAIRKEVGCPREFNFPIKDHLQLGKDLDLIDFDSAAEVSGSKFFYLKNEAVLLEMALLNWTLSQVMKKGYTPLTTPEIVRSSIVEKCGFQPRGDNTQVYSIDGTDQCLIGTAEIPLGGIHMDSILLESALPLKYIAFSHCFRTEAGAAGAATKGLYRVHQFSKAEMFVICRPEDSEFFHHELIQIEEDLFTSLGLHFKTLDMATADLGAPAYRKFDIEAWMPGFGRFGEISSASNCTDYQSRRLGIRYRPSEPLQTGPKKGKANLPATKFVHTLNATACAVPRMMVCLLENYQQEDGSVVIPEPLRPFMGGIELIKPKLK from the exons ATGAAAGGGAAGCTGGAGTCGTCTGAACGTGAGAGACTAGTAGAAGAAG GTAAAAATCTGAAGGAAAGTCTTGTAACTCTTGAAGAAGACCTCGTGAAGCTTAAAGATGAGCTGCAACATGTAGCACAGTCTATACCCAATATGACTCACCCTGATGTTCCTGTTGGAGGAGAGGATTCGTCGGCAATTAGAAAGGAG GTTGGTTGTCCACGTGAGTTTAATTTTCCAATCAAGGATCATCTTCAGCTTGGGAAGGATCTTGATCTCATTGATTTTGACTCTGCTGCAGAG GTTAGTGGTTCAAAGTTTTTCTATTTGAAGAATGAAGCAGTTTTATTGGAGATGGCCCTTCTTAATTGGACATTATCACAAGTCATGAAGAAGGGTTATACTCCCCTAACAACCCCTGAAATTGTGAGATCTTCTATCGTTGAGAAATGCGGTTTCCAACCTCGTGGAGATAATACTCAG GTTTATTCTATAGATGGAACTGACCAATGTCTCATTGGTACCGCTGAAATCCCCTTAGGAGGAATCCACATGGACTCTATTCTTCTTGAATCAGCATTACCGTTAAAATATATAGCATTCTCTCATTGCTTCCGTACTGAAGCAGGTGCAGCTGGCGCCGCCACCAA AGGTCTTTACCGCGTTCATCAGTTCAGCAAAGCAGAAATGTTTGTCATCTGCCGACCTGAAGATAGTGAATTCTTTCACCACGAACTCATTCAGATTGAAGAGGATTTGTTCACTTCTCTAGGATTACACTTCAA AACACTGGATATGGCCACAGCGGATTTAGGCGCTCCAGCTTACCGTAAGTTTGATATTGAAGCATGGATGCCTGGTTTTGGACGGTTTGGCGAG ATATCAAGTGCATCGAACTGCACGGATTACCAAAGCCGGAGATTGGGAATACGCTACCGCCCATCTGAACCACTTCAGACGGGTCCGAAGAAAGGCAAAGCAAACCTTCCAGCTACTAAGTTTGTGCACACTCTAAACGCAACGGCGTGTGCGGTCCCAAGGATGATGGTGTGTTTGCTGGAGAATTACCAGCAAGAAGATGGATCCGTGGTGATCCCTGAGCCTCTTAGGCCTTTTATGGGAGGCATCGAACTCATCAAACCGAAGCTCAAGTAG
- the LOC104770670 gene encoding GPI mannosyltransferase 2-like isoform X1: MAKALESKSRKESILIKYAIFSRLLVLFLTLLWRSLLQPYDTSAALNPPCLNHEEDSPPLLVANAVSRSLENSVVWDSVYFLRITECGGYEYEQTYAFLPLLPFFISLLSRTVFAPLVPLIGLRAVMVLSGYTVSNLAFVLAAIYLFRVSVIILKDTEASFRASIIFCFNPASIFYSSIYSESLYALFSIGGVYHLLSGTSNVAVLWFALSGCARSNGVLNAGYICFQTMHRAYEALYQKRRIYLTMQVLVAGLVRCVCICLPFVAFQAYGYYNICHGHTIDEMRPWCKGRIPLLYNFIQSHYWGVGFLKYFQFKQLPNFLLATPILSLAVCSIMSYMKSRPELFISLGFQATKKEKRSAAMLYSLKDAVEPSVKTSTNEGNRDIRQRKPSSKKNVTVTRVAAESSSPEKSGYFSADVFPFIVHLGLMATTAFFIMHVQVATRFLSASPPLYWFASYLIASSKHXXXXXXXXXXCAAYILLGTLLFSNFYPFT; the protein is encoded by the exons ATGGCAAAAGCCCTGGAATCAAAATCTAGGAAAGAAAGCATCTTGATCAAGTACGCCATCTTCTCAAGACTTCTCGTTCTCTTCTTAACTCTTCTGTGGCGGAGCTTACTCCAACCGTACGATACATCCGCTGCACTCAATCCTCCTTGTTTGAATCACGAAGAAGATTCTCCTCCACTTTTAGTAGCCAATGCAGTTTCGAGATCACTTGAAAACAGCGTCGTATGGGACAGTGTGTATTTTCTCCGAATCACCGAGTGTGGTGGGTATGAGTATGAGCAGACTTACGCCTTCTTGcctcttcttcccttcttcatcTCGCTTCTATCTCGCACAG TTTTTGCTCCTTTGGTTCCATTGATTGGTCTTCGAGCTGTGATGGTGTTGTCTGGTTACACTGTCAGCAACTTAGCCTTCGTACTTGCTGCTATCTATCTGTTCAG GGTTTCAGTTATTATCTTGAAGGACACTGAGGCATCATTCAGAGCTTCAATTATCTTCTGTTTCAATCCGGCGTCCATATTTTATTCCTCAAT ATATTCAGAAAGTCTGTATGCTCTTTTTTCTATTGGAGGCGTCTATCACTTGTTATCTGGTACCAGCAATGTAGCCGTTCTCTGGTTTGCACTCTCTGGCTGTGCAAGGTCCAATGGAGTTCTTAATGCTGGTTATATCTGTTTCCAGACTATGCATCGAGCATATGAAGCTTTATATCAGAAAAGGCGCATTTAT TTGACTATGCAGGTTTTGGTGGCTGGGCTTGTTAGATGCGTTTGCATTTGTCTTCCTTTTGTCGCGTTTCAAGCATATGGATACTATAACATTTGTCATGGACATACGATTGATGAAATGAGGCCTTGGTGCAAAGGAAGGATACCTTTGCTGTACAACTTCATTCAGAGTCATTATTG GGGAGTAGGTTTCCTTAAATACTTTCAGTTTAAACAGCTCCCAAACTTTCTTCTCGCAACCCCAATTCTCTCTTTAGCTGTGTGTTCAATTATGAGTTACATGAAGTCTCGACCTGAGCTCTTCATTTCATTGGGGTTTCAAGCtaccaagaaagaaaagagatcaGCTGCAATGCTTTATTCTCTGAAGGATGCAGTTGAACCAAGTGTTAAAACTTCAACAAATGAAg GAAACCGTGACATTAGGCAGCGGAAACCTAGCAGTAAGAAGAATGTGACTGTGACCAGAGTGGCTGCAGAATCCAGCTCTCCAGAAAAATCGGGATACTTTTCAGCTGATGTCTTCCCATTTATCGTACACTTGGGTTTAATGGCAACCACGGCGTTCTTCATCATGCATGTTCAG GTTGCAACACGGTTCTTGTCAGCAAGCCCACCTCTTTACTGGTTTGCATCGTATCTGATTGCATCTTCAAAACAT NNNNNNNNNNNNNNNNNNNNNNNNNNNNNTTGTGCAGCCTATATCCTTCTTGGCACCTTGCTCTTCTCAAACTTTTATCCCTTCACTTGA
- the LOC104770670 gene encoding GPI mannosyltransferase 2-like isoform X2: protein MQFRDHLKTASYGTVCIFSESPSVVGMSMSRLTPSCLFFPSSSRFYLAQDTEASFRASIIFCFNPASIFYSSIYSESLYALFSIGGVYHLLSGTSNVAVLWFALSGCARSNGVLNAGYICFQTMHRAYEALYQKRRIYLTMQVLVAGLVRCVCICLPFVAFQAYGYYNICHGHTIDEMRPWCKGRIPLLYNFIQSHYWGVGFLKYFQFKQLPNFLLATPILSLAVCSIMSYMKSRPELFISLGFQATKKEKRSAAMLYSLKDAVEPSVKTSTNEGNRDIRQRKPSSKKNVTVTRVAAESSSPEKSGYFSADVFPFIVHLGLMATTAFFIMHVQVATRFLSASPPLYWFASYLIASSKHXXXXXXXXXXCAAYILLGTLLFSNFYPFT from the exons ATGCAGTTTCGAGATCACTTGAAAACAGCGTCGTATGGGACAGTGTGTATTTTCTCCGAATCACCGAGTGTGGTGGGTATGAGTATGAGCAGACTTACGCCTTCTTGcctcttcttcccttcttcatcTCGCTTCTATCTCGCACAG GACACTGAGGCATCATTCAGAGCTTCAATTATCTTCTGTTTCAATCCGGCGTCCATATTTTATTCCTCAAT ATATTCAGAAAGTCTGTATGCTCTTTTTTCTATTGGAGGCGTCTATCACTTGTTATCTGGTACCAGCAATGTAGCCGTTCTCTGGTTTGCACTCTCTGGCTGTGCAAGGTCCAATGGAGTTCTTAATGCTGGTTATATCTGTTTCCAGACTATGCATCGAGCATATGAAGCTTTATATCAGAAAAGGCGCATTTAT TTGACTATGCAGGTTTTGGTGGCTGGGCTTGTTAGATGCGTTTGCATTTGTCTTCCTTTTGTCGCGTTTCAAGCATATGGATACTATAACATTTGTCATGGACATACGATTGATGAAATGAGGCCTTGGTGCAAAGGAAGGATACCTTTGCTGTACAACTTCATTCAGAGTCATTATTG GGGAGTAGGTTTCCTTAAATACTTTCAGTTTAAACAGCTCCCAAACTTTCTTCTCGCAACCCCAATTCTCTCTTTAGCTGTGTGTTCAATTATGAGTTACATGAAGTCTCGACCTGAGCTCTTCATTTCATTGGGGTTTCAAGCtaccaagaaagaaaagagatcaGCTGCAATGCTTTATTCTCTGAAGGATGCAGTTGAACCAAGTGTTAAAACTTCAACAAATGAAg GAAACCGTGACATTAGGCAGCGGAAACCTAGCAGTAAGAAGAATGTGACTGTGACCAGAGTGGCTGCAGAATCCAGCTCTCCAGAAAAATCGGGATACTTTTCAGCTGATGTCTTCCCATTTATCGTACACTTGGGTTTAATGGCAACCACGGCGTTCTTCATCATGCATGTTCAG GTTGCAACACGGTTCTTGTCAGCAAGCCCACCTCTTTACTGGTTTGCATCGTATCTGATTGCATCTTCAAAACAT NNNNNNNNNNNNNNNNNNNNNNNNNNNNNTTGTGCAGCCTATATCCTTCTTGGCACCTTGCTCTTCTCAAACTTTTATCCCTTCACTTGA
- the LOC104770678 gene encoding 25.3 kDa vesicle transport protein gives MVKMTLIARVTDGLPLAEGLDDGRDLPDSDMYKQQVKALFKNLSRGQNDASRMSVETGPYIFHYIIEGRVCYLTMCDRSYPKKLAFQYLEDLKNEFERVNGPNIETAARPYAFIKFDTFIQKTKKLYQDTRTQRNISKLNDELYEVHQIMTRNVQEVLGVGEKLDQVSEMSSRLTLESREYADKAKDLNRQALIRKWAPVAIVLGVVFLLFWVKTKLW, from the exons ATGGTGAAAATGACTTTGATAGCTCGTGTTACTGACGGGTTGCCTCTAGCAGAGGGACTCGATGATGGACGCGACTTACCTGATTCTGATATGTATAAGCAACAGGTCAAGGCTTTGTTTAAGAATCTTTCCAGAGGTCAAAATGACGCTTCAAGAATGTCTGTTGAAACTGGCCCCTATATTTTCCA TTACATCATAGAAGGACGTGTTTGCTACTTGACAATGTGTGACCGCTCTTACCCAAAGAAACTCGCTTTCCAATACCTGGAAGATCTCAAGAATGAATTTGAACGTGTCAATGGACCTAACATTGAAACAGCTGCTCGCCCTTATGCCTTTATTAAATTTG atacaTTCATACAGAAAACCAAGAAACTGTACCAAGACACTCGTACGCAACGAAATATTTCTAAGTTGAATGATGAACTCTATGAGGTTCATCAAATAATGACGCGGAATGTGCAAGAAGTCTTAGGTGTTGGTGAAAAGCTGGACC AGGTGAGCGAGATGTCGAGCAGGTTAACATTAGAATCTCGTGAATATGCTGATAAGGCTAAAGATTTGAACCGTCAG GCTTTGATCCGGAAATGGGCACCAGTTGCAATTGTGCTCGGTGTAGTTTTCCTCCTATTCTGGGTCAAGACCAAGCTATGGTAA